The Primulina huaijiensis isolate GDHJ02 chromosome 9, ASM1229523v2, whole genome shotgun sequence genomic interval GAATGATCAAGATTTGCTCATGCATATATAGGACCcactttttttttggaaattgtaTGTGTGACAAGATTTTACCGTTGAAATGAAGTGAGGGTAATGCCCACATAGATAGGATCTCATCTACTCCATCTTGGATATCACACATGCAAAATTAGCCAACCCATTTTCATTACACTCTCCACAGTTCTCTTTCTTGTCCCCAACAAGACCTCCACATGACTTCAACCATGCCACAAATCTTGCTCTCAACACCCGACCCGACTTGACCTGATCCTCTCTCGACTTGTGCCCAGTTCAATATGCGAACCAGTCGACCTGTTTCTTTCAACTTCATCACCTCCTCCACCCTCGCCCATGAGTTGAACAAGATCGACCTGGTGAGTTTCCGGCAACTACCGGAGCTTGTGCCAGTCCTTGTACGTCCACCGTGTCGGCAGTGGTGGATCCATATAACTAGGCTAGACTGGCCCTATTTTTGAAGCTTATATATACACGTACATACACATACATAAAGCGATTTTAAACTAGATTTTGAAAATTCTAgtttaaaagtaaaacaaattaTTCATTAATCCAATTTCaaagtaattaaaatttgattattataaaatataacttaTCTACGTTGAATTTAGATAGAATTAACATAATGAAACATCGGAAACAAATAtaacaaactttattttttttgtattattattaacaatatTGGTatcgaaaaaaattaaaaaaaaatcacgacACTTATAAGATATATAGATTAAAATACTAAAGTATTAACATAATGTTGGAGCGATCTTCATCTATTAATTTTGTATCGATACATTTTTTCACGTAAACTTTATAGTCCCCCTTAACGAAATTTCTCAGTTCCGCCCCCGGCGCCGGGTCGGCCGGGAGGGGGGATTGCCGGGAAGTCGCTCAACTTTCAGCGCTTCACGGAGCCGGAggattttctttcttgttctCTCTCGAATTTGTCTCTGACGATGAACATGTTTTCTTTCAAGGATCTAGGCACGCCCGCTGCGATGACACCGTTTTGCGAATAGGTTTTTGGTGTCTTGGATTTCTCGAACTCAAATTTTGGTGTCTGCGTGGTTGGTTTGGAAGAATTAGCTCTGGCCTCGAGCTCCTCCAGCGTGTGGAAGGAAAAGCTCTTGCGCCGGAGCGGCCGTGCCCTTGGTGCGGAGGGACTAGTTTCCTGTATCTTCTGCGGCACTGGGGTTGGCGGTAGCAGTGTGGTGCTGAGTTTAGGCTTCAGGTCTTCCAACACCTTGCTGACTTCGTCCCACGTGCGGGGGGACTCTTCGATGGCGTTGAGCTTCTCAAGAATGGGAGCCGGCACGTGCGAGGGCTTCTTCTCATTGTCTGTCTCGGGATATTGATTAAGCCATGGCTCCTCGATTGCATAGACGTCGAAGATAGAGAAGCTTGCAGGTGATGGACGGTAGGGTACCACCACTGTGTCCTCGATCCTCTTGGATGAAGTGCACCCCATTGCAGCAGAAACTAGCTCTCTTCCTGGGATTTCGGAGAAATCGAGGAAGAACTAGATTCTGTTTTGTGCATGGAGATATATGAGAGAGTGGATGAAAGAGGAGAGGATATCGTGTTTCTTGATGTGGTTGGGTTCATGATCTTGTTTGTTATTGGTTGGAATTTCGCATCTTGTATCATTTCTGGCTCCATTTTTTTTGCGGTTGAAATGATCCCATTTGGAAGAAATTGTCATTTAGTCCGTGAATAGGATAAATGTtagaattcaaaataaaattacaacATGAGAAGaatggtaaaaacttgtgtaagacggtatcatgagtcgtattttgtgagacatatatcttatttgggtcatccatgaaaaagtattactttttatgttaagaataatactttttattgtgaatatcggtatgattgaccggtctcacaaataaagattcgtgagaccgtctcacgagagaCCTACTCCATGAGAAAAGATCATATGTTTAACATGAAATTTCTACACTCTATATATAACATATGTGGTAGTTAATCTATCATTTACGTTATATATACGTAATGAACTGCATTtcatctattatatatatatatatatataataaggaAATTTACTTTTGCCGATCTCTGATATTTAACGTTTTGAGATTTTATTCTGATATCTAATCAAaaatgattttggcaattttgaaaatttaatcgTGGTGTTAGTCTTTTCACATGAATGTGCTTATGTAATACTAGATATATCAATACTACGCAGATAAAAGATTAAAATcgggaaaaaaaattcttagaTTGAAATCGATAACATATATAACTAAAATCGtaactaaatttataatttccaATATTTAAAAGAGGAGGCAGGCCTATTAAATTGGAGCAAAAATTTATCCACCTTTTAAGAGAGTGCACATCCATACCATCGCCAAGCATGAGTCCGTGACCGCATTTGAACctttatttcaaagaaaaatatgttGGCATTTGATTCGACCCTTCTAGCGCGATTTTGATAATAGAAATCTTACTTCAAAtggtccaaaaaaaaaaaaattatattgcaagtatgatatatatttttaactagattgaaataaaagtaaaaaataatatttatcttACCATATGAacccaatattttaaaagataaaataactttattttttttaaaaaaattatattagcGTCTAATTACACAAaagaattatattatttattatctttttCAATTTGATATCATTGACTTAGTAACCGGTAATTTAGGTGATCAACATTTAACATTACATTTTATTTCAGAACTCATGAAAATTTGATATTGAAAATTTctaattgtttatttttatttttatttttttacaaatttcaataacatatattttgtgttttgagttatatctcaaaaaatgattatttttctaattttttttaaaaaatatttgataagaCAATTAATAATTGCTATTAGAAATTCAGAACACCGTGTATTGTTCAATGCACGATTCACGAATTGATTATTTTTCCAATTtgtctatttttaaaataaaataaatgataaaattataCAACTAAAACATGCATATCCAACTATTAGTTTATAAACGTTTTCCAAATCTTCaagttatataatttttttaattataataaatataaattttatttttatatatagtcATTATGACACCAAATTATCTGTATTTGTagcgaaaaataaaaataaaacaaagaaaaaacatTAAGTCTGAGTCATACcagatatattaaataaataattttgtgatAAAATAACAAGAGAAGAAACACATGGTAATATAACGAATgtataaaataatgtaaaagaatttttcatgtattgatgataataataaaaaagtgaTTCGAGTTTTTACTGTAAATGAATTGAATAAAGAAGATAGAGTTAATACTGTTGAAGGTCAT includes:
- the LOC140983918 gene encoding uncharacterized protein; this translates as MGCTSSKRIEDTVVVPYRPSPASFSIFDVYAIEEPWLNQYPETDNEKKPSHVPAPILEKLNAIEESPRTWDEVSKVLEDLKPKLSTTLLPPTPVPQKIQETSPSAPRARPLRRKSFSFHTLEELEARANSSKPTTQTPKFEFEKSKTPKTYSQNGVIAAGVPRSLKENMFIVRDKFEREQERKSSGSVKR